A region of the Treponema primitia ZAS-1 genome:
TACTCACCGTCAGGTTTTGGAGTTTCTTTCCCGTTAGTTCTTTGACCCGTATTTCCATTTCCCGGGCAGCCTTGTTCGTAAAGGTGAGGGCCAGGATGGCGGACTGGGGTATACCAGTTTCCAGCATGTGGGCGATACGGTAGGTAATAACCCGGGTCTTTCCGGAACCGGCGCCGGCGATGATGAGTACCGGTCCTTCAATGGTCCTAACCGCCCGGAACTGCTGGTCATTCAGCTCCGCTTGAAGGTTTAGTTTCGACACGGACTATACTTCTTTTACAAAGATACGCAGGGCCTGTACGCCCAGGAGCATCACCGCGGTAACGATGGCCCCGGACGTAAGTACCCCGAGGATTACGGCGAGCATGGTTTTCCGCTTGCTTAGGCCAAGTACCCAAGACCCCAGGGTTCCGGTCCAGGCGCCGGTTATGGGCAAGGGGATGGCCACAAAGACCGCAATCCCAAGCCAGCCCCATTTTTCCACCTGGGCATGGAGTTTGACCCGGGCCCGTTCCACAAAGCGGTCAAAAATTTTTTCGTACCAGGCCATTTTACGGAAAACCCTGTGCAAGGTGGAAAGAAAGACCCAGCAGGCCGGCGCCACCAGGGCGTTGAGACCGGCGCAGTACAGATAGGCCCAGTACCAGGGTATCCCATTGGCAATAGCGAAGGGGATGCCCCCCCGGAGTTCAGAAATGGGCAGGAAAGAAAGCAGTGCGGTCCAGAGGAGTATTACAGGGGTATTCATTGAGAAAAGTTTAGCAGAAAATGCGGAATGAATAAAGCGTTTTGGACGGCGGCGCTATAACTATTGTTGTTCCGCCAGAAGCTTGGCGATTGCCTTTCCGGCTTTGCCCCGATGGCTGATTTGGTTCTTCTCTTCTGGGGTAAGTTCCGCCACGGTGCGGCCCAGTTGGGGGAGGTAGAGGATAGGGTCGTAGCCGAAGCCGCCCGCGCCGCGCTCTTCCCGGATCAGCTCCCCCTCCAGGGTTTCCTGGACCAGGTAGAAGCGGTCTTCGCTAAAGAGGAGTACCATGGCGCAGACGAACCGGGCTTGGCGGCTGGGATTGTCAGATCTGCTCTGCAGCTCTGATCTGCTTTGCAGCTCTGATCTGCTTTGCAGCTCTGATCTGCTTTGCAGCTCTTGGAGGAGCAGGGCGTTGCGGTCCCGGTCACTGAGCTTTTTGCCGCCTTCGGAGCCGTACCGTTCGGTACTGCCGTACCGGGCAGAGTAGATACCCGGCCGGCCGTCCAGGGCGTCCACGCAGAGGCCGGAATCATCGGCAATAACCGGGTCTTGGGAACCGCATCCGCTTGCCAGGACCAGGCGGCGGAGTTCCCGGGCTTTTATCAGGGCGTTTTCCCCAAAGGTGGCGCCCGTTTCATCGGGGTCGAAGGGGATTCCTTCATCGGCGGGGATTTTTATGAGGTGGCCGGGAAGAAGGCCTGAAAGTTCCGCCCTTTTATGGGTATTGCCGGTGGCAAACCAAATCGTCATAGGGGTATACTAGCATGAATTATGCGGGTGGGAAAGGATGAATAAACAGAGCGTATTGAAAGAATATTTTGGGTATACCACGTTTCGCCCCGGACAGGAGGAGCTTATCGACGCCATCCTGGCGGGCCGGGACGTGATGGCGGTAATGCCCACCGGCGCGGGGAAATCTATCTGCTATCAGATCCCGGCGATACTTCTGGATGGACTTACGGTGGTAATCTCCCCCCTGATATCCCTTATGAAGGATCAGGTAAACGCCTTGCAGGAAGCGGGGGTAAAGGCGGCGTACCTGAACAGCTCCATGGGGAGCGCCGAATATGGGGAAATTCTGCGGGGCCTGGCCCAGGGAGCATACCAAATCCTCTATATCGCCCCGGAGCGGCTCCTGCGGGAGGATCTCCGGGAGCAGATTGGGGATACGCCCATACCTCTGGTGGTGGTGGACGAGGCCCACTGTGTTTCCCAGTGGGGTCACGATTTCCGTCCCAGCTATCGTCTGATCGCCGAGTTTATCCGCCGTCTTCCGTCGCGTCCCCGGTTGGCAGCCTGTACCGCCACCGCTACAGCGAAGGTTAAGGAGGATATTCGGAGCCTCCTGGAACTGAAGGATCCGCTTTTGCTGACCACCGGATTTGACCGGCGGAATCTCTACTTTGGGGTTGAAAAACCAAAACAGAAATCCGAGGCCCTCCTGGGGTATCTGGAAAACCATAGAGGCCAAAGCGGTATTGTCTACTGTTCCACCAGGAAAAAAGTGGAGGAAGTCTGGGAACTCCTTGGCCGTTATGGTTTTGCCGCCACCAGGTATCATGCGGGGCTGGAAGACCGGGAACGCCATGAAAATCAGGACGATTTTATTTTTGACAGAAAAACTATCATGGTGGCCACCAACGCATTTGGCATGGGGATAGACAAGTCCAACGTATCCTTTGTGATCCATTACAATATGCCCAAGAACATTGAAAGCTATTACCAGGAGGCGGGGAGGGCAGGCCGGGACGGGGAAAATGCGGAGTGCATCCTTTTTTACAGCGGTCAGGATGTGCGGATCAATACCTTCCTGATCACCAACAACCAGGAGGAGGAGAACGAACGGGACGAAAAACAGGTGGAGCATAATCTGGAACTTTTAAAACAGATGACCTTCTACGCCACCGGTTCCGACTGCCTCCGCGCCCGGCTGCTCGCCTATTTTGGGGAAAAAAGTCCCGGCTATTGCGGCAACTGTTCCAACTGTAAAACTACCTTTGAGTCCGTGGACATTACCCTGGAAGCCCGGAA
Encoded here:
- a CDS encoding COG2426 family protein encodes the protein MNTPVILLWTALLSFLPISELRGGIPFAIANGIPWYWAYLYCAGLNALVAPACWVFLSTLHRVFRKMAWYEKIFDRFVERARVKLHAQVEKWGWLGIAVFVAIPLPITGAWTGTLGSWVLGLSKRKTMLAVILGVLTSGAIVTAVMLLGVQALRIFVKEV
- a CDS encoding non-canonical purine NTP pyrophosphatase, coding for MTIWFATGNTHKRAELSGLLPGHLIKIPADEGIPFDPDETGATFGENALIKARELRRLVLASGCGSQDPVIADDSGLCVDALDGRPGIYSARYGSTERYGSEGGKKLSDRDRNALLLQELQSRSELQSRSELQSRSELQSRSDNPSRQARFVCAMVLLFSEDRFYLVQETLEGELIREERGAGGFGYDPILYLPQLGRTVAELTPEEKNQISHRGKAGKAIAKLLAEQQ
- the recQ gene encoding DNA helicase RecQ, which encodes MNKQSVLKEYFGYTTFRPGQEELIDAILAGRDVMAVMPTGAGKSICYQIPAILLDGLTVVISPLISLMKDQVNALQEAGVKAAYLNSSMGSAEYGEILRGLAQGAYQILYIAPERLLREDLREQIGDTPIPLVVVDEAHCVSQWGHDFRPSYRLIAEFIRRLPSRPRLAACTATATAKVKEDIRSLLELKDPLLLTTGFDRRNLYFGVEKPKQKSEALLGYLENHRGQSGIVYCSTRKKVEEVWELLGRYGFAATRYHAGLEDRERHENQDDFIFDRKTIMVATNAFGMGIDKSNVSFVIHYNMPKNIESYYQEAGRAGRDGENAECILFYSGQDVRINTFLITNNQEEENERDEKQVEHNLELLKQMTFYATGSDCLRARLLAYFGEKSPGYCGNCSNCKTTFESVDITLEARKIISCIYRLKERGRNFGKIMIIDILRGSKTKKITSQGLDTLSTYGIMADTDAHRIRNILDYLIDQKYLRVEPGEYPVVDLGDKAREIIVEKAPLTMMLPAAVPVSKAAPPPVFQAELTDRPVDESNSFAVTKIYGKPKPAVPDAAPVDEALLTKLKDLRRELAQAGHVPAYIVFSDAALRDMCRKQPTTKAAFLGVSGVGEVKMEKYGEAFTKLIRDFNSSPAST